A region from the Geobacter benzoatilyticus genome encodes:
- a CDS encoding response regulator — protein sequence MDGFVNLTTIVNNAFRQAAEDSGMLLGQELTIGEADIIATNRATYFCDMDDVCFVAEVTASGEYSGTFHTIFGLRDAICMSGFLLGIPPARINEKRRLAIMEDDDVDAFSEIINQAVGSFNSVFQPAFENKVHLKVVPPKKFIPETTELTDTEPVPDGEYIMFRARMEMPGLEMGNLDILMPRDLAELFDPPQEEPEPEPVPEEAATEAEESVDDGSAVEGSPDGDEAPVAAAAAGDADAVAGPAEDAARRVLILEDDETDRRMVGELLADRGFELVEARLDADIQEIFSQGGVQLVVLGIHNNDDRDMSLCIKIKAITQGKNLPIIMCAKEWTRTAVLKAVRYGARDIILKPYQGDDVLAKVDRFMNAA from the coding sequence ATGGATGGGTTCGTCAATCTTACCACTATTGTCAATAATGCCTTCAGGCAGGCCGCGGAAGACAGCGGCATGCTCCTGGGGCAGGAACTCACCATCGGCGAAGCCGATATCATCGCCACGAACCGCGCAACCTACTTCTGCGACATGGACGACGTCTGTTTCGTTGCGGAGGTGACGGCAAGCGGCGAATACTCCGGTACATTCCACACCATTTTCGGGTTGCGGGACGCCATCTGCATGAGCGGTTTCCTCCTCGGCATCCCCCCTGCCCGCATTAACGAGAAGCGTCGTCTTGCCATCATGGAGGACGACGATGTGGATGCCTTCTCCGAGATCATCAACCAGGCGGTCGGCTCCTTCAACTCGGTCTTCCAGCCGGCCTTCGAGAACAAAGTTCACCTGAAGGTGGTCCCCCCCAAGAAGTTCATTCCCGAAACGACGGAACTGACCGATACCGAGCCGGTGCCCGACGGCGAGTACATAATGTTCCGGGCCCGTATGGAGATGCCCGGGCTGGAGATGGGAAATCTCGATATCCTCATGCCGAGGGATCTTGCCGAGCTCTTTGACCCCCCCCAGGAAGAGCCGGAGCCGGAGCCTGTGCCTGAGGAGGCCGCTACCGAAGCGGAGGAGAGCGTTGACGATGGATCGGCCGTTGAGGGGAGCCCCGACGGTGATGAAGCGCCGGTGGCGGCTGCGGCTGCCGGTGATGCCGATGCCGTGGCCGGGCCAGCCGAGGATGCGGCCCGCCGGGTTCTCATACTTGAGGATGACGAAACCGACCGCCGGATGGTTGGCGAGCTCCTTGCGGACCGCGGTTTCGAATTGGTGGAGGCGCGGCTTGACGCTGATATCCAGGAGATTTTTTCTCAAGGGGGAGTTCAGCTCGTGGTCCTCGGTATTCACAACAATGACGACCGGGACATGTCCCTTTGCATCAAGATAAAGGCTATCACCCAGGGCAAAAACCTTCCCATTATCATGTGCGCCAAGGAATGGACCCGCACTGCCGTTCTCAAGGCGGTTAGGTATGGTGCCCGCGATATCATTCTCAAGCCCTACCAGGGGGATGATGTGCTGGCCAAGGTGGATAGATTCATGAACGCCGCGTGA
- a CDS encoding tetratricopeptide repeat protein has translation MNRISNIALGCIAALLLTLASAGSSRADEQNHLCRIGVRPHAGFTRLTLALDRRPDYELTYLPGNRVRVALRDTGGARWKRLRSYQDANVSGCKVSSRRGDLFVTVGVKGDPRGVRVFAAPDATVLTLDVGSRLAPSRMSPFIQGREGIREGVEQLVTHFDPPVKSDIPFIPTDRRILQKMLTPEEVDLVLSGEAALYRGQGSEAEGVFAPIVTVQSPVRALAFYRLGEARAMLQKYGDALKAFREAEKLQPEYLAQSPGTAFAYADAVVRSGDLELGRKMMGRLIASLADKRYAPVLLVRLANILARQGKDIEAEAIYRNVSENFAGNKAVWQARMKLADRRMMTLEPVIFSGLVDEYLKINQNGDFALREESLFKAALLTALFGEAPEGFSLVAEYEKKFPKGTYANVARGMHEELIVPMVRTLAETKDFPALIKLAQDNQDYLAKCISDPDFVRNLVIAFADQGRFSEEAELFSAIAAKDWSAPQAPELYRRIIEAAERTGDIPLLENTADNFLGRFPDHPLALRYREQVAALDYSRGDKAKVVARLAPLLNSRQHPDDVESFYILGKSLEGTGNKKDAERAMLLFLSELRQRGGTSELVPDAHYVAATARLARRDRKGAMELLRAGSASAPEEQRAPFLYKMGEIARMEGRYQEAAAHFKAVVDGGKDPVWQSMASQVLADMELKKKLAGQAGLSK, from the coding sequence GTGAATAGAATTTCGAACATTGCATTGGGCTGCATTGCGGCATTGCTCTTGACTCTCGCCTCCGCGGGAAGCAGCCGGGCCGATGAGCAGAATCATCTTTGCCGAATCGGCGTCAGGCCCCACGCCGGCTTCACGCGGCTCACGCTGGCACTGGACCGCCGGCCGGACTACGAACTGACATACCTTCCGGGCAACCGGGTGCGGGTGGCGTTGCGCGATACCGGCGGCGCCCGGTGGAAAAGGCTCCGCTCCTACCAGGATGCCAATGTGTCCGGCTGCAAAGTTTCCAGCCGCCGGGGGGATCTCTTCGTCACCGTCGGCGTCAAGGGAGATCCGCGCGGCGTCAGGGTTTTCGCCGCGCCGGACGCAACCGTGCTCACGCTTGATGTGGGGAGCCGGCTGGCCCCTTCCCGCATGTCTCCGTTCATCCAGGGGCGCGAAGGGATCCGGGAGGGGGTAGAGCAGCTCGTGACCCATTTCGATCCCCCCGTCAAAAGCGACATTCCCTTTATTCCCACAGATCGCCGCATTCTCCAGAAGATGCTGACGCCCGAGGAGGTGGATCTCGTCCTTTCCGGTGAAGCGGCCCTCTACAGGGGGCAGGGGAGCGAGGCCGAAGGGGTTTTTGCCCCCATTGTCACGGTCCAGTCACCGGTGAGGGCCCTGGCCTTTTACCGGCTCGGCGAGGCCCGCGCCATGCTCCAGAAATACGGCGATGCCCTCAAGGCCTTCCGTGAGGCAGAGAAGCTGCAACCCGAATATCTTGCCCAGTCGCCGGGAACCGCCTTCGCTTATGCCGATGCCGTAGTTCGCAGCGGCGACCTGGAGCTGGGGAGAAAGATGATGGGGCGGCTCATTGCGAGCCTTGCGGACAAAAGGTATGCGCCGGTGCTTCTGGTGAGGCTTGCCAATATCCTTGCCCGTCAGGGAAAGGATATTGAGGCGGAGGCCATTTACCGGAATGTCTCGGAGAACTTTGCCGGCAACAAGGCAGTCTGGCAGGCCCGGATGAAGCTGGCCGACCGCCGCATGATGACGTTGGAACCGGTCATCTTTTCCGGTCTTGTGGATGAGTACCTGAAAATCAATCAGAATGGCGACTTCGCCCTGCGAGAGGAGTCGCTGTTCAAGGCGGCGCTGCTCACTGCCCTCTTCGGAGAGGCGCCCGAAGGCTTTTCCCTTGTCGCCGAGTATGAGAAAAAGTTTCCCAAAGGCACCTATGCCAACGTCGCCCGGGGGATGCATGAAGAGCTCATCGTACCCATGGTGCGGACGCTGGCCGAGACCAAGGATTTCCCCGCCCTTATCAAGCTTGCCCAGGATAATCAGGACTATCTGGCCAAGTGTATCTCCGACCCGGACTTCGTCCGGAATCTCGTCATCGCCTTTGCCGACCAGGGGCGCTTTTCGGAAGAAGCGGAACTCTTCTCGGCCATTGCCGCCAAGGACTGGAGCGCTCCCCAGGCGCCGGAACTCTACCGGAGGATAATCGAAGCTGCGGAACGTACCGGCGATATCCCCCTGCTGGAAAATACGGCCGACAATTTCCTGGGTCGTTTCCCCGATCATCCGCTGGCCCTCCGTTACCGGGAGCAGGTTGCCGCCCTCGACTACAGCCGGGGCGACAAGGCCAAGGTTGTGGCGAGACTCGCGCCCTTGCTGAATTCCAGGCAGCATCCCGATGATGTGGAGAGCTTCTACATCCTGGGCAAGTCCCTGGAGGGGACCGGCAACAAGAAAGATGCCGAGCGCGCCATGCTCCTCTTCCTGTCAGAACTCCGACAGCGGGGTGGGACCTCGGAGCTGGTGCCGGATGCCCATTATGTTGCGGCAACAGCCCGTCTTGCACGACGCGACCGCAAGGGGGCCATGGAACTTCTCCGTGCCGGAAGCGCCTCCGCCCCCGAGGAGCAGCGGGCCCCGTTCCTCTATAAAATGGGCGAAATTGCCCGGATGGAGGGGCGCTACCAGGAGGCAGCCGCCCATTTCAAGGCAGTTGTCGACGGCGGCAAAGACCCGGTCTGGCAGAGCATGGCAAGCCAGGTGCTGGCAGACATGGAACTCAAGAAGAAACTGGCGGGGCAGGCCGGCCTGTCAAAATAG
- the flgB gene encoding flagellar basal body rod protein FlgB, whose protein sequence is MPIDNIFGTTVDLLAKSIDLRSRSHTMISANLANVETPNYTPTNLSFEDELKGALKGKKAGTPAITHPKHIPLKGQGESIQQVQGIVIDTASLSPGKDGNGVELEGEMSRMAENQIMYNASIQILAKKFEGIKSAIRENK, encoded by the coding sequence ATGCCGATCGACAATATTTTCGGAACCACCGTGGATCTTCTGGCAAAGAGCATCGACCTTCGGTCAAGAAGCCACACCATGATTTCCGCTAATCTGGCCAATGTTGAGACCCCCAACTACACCCCGACGAACCTCTCCTTCGAGGACGAGCTCAAGGGGGCACTCAAGGGGAAGAAGGCTGGGACCCCGGCAATCACCCATCCGAAACATATTCCTCTCAAGGGGCAGGGGGAGTCCATCCAGCAGGTTCAGGGGATAGTAATCGATACCGCCTCGCTTTCTCCCGGCAAAGACGGCAACGGTGTTGAGCTTGAGGGGGAAATGTCCCGCATGGCGGAGAACCAGATCATGTATAACGCTTCGATCCAGATTCTTGCCAAGAAGTTCGAAGGAATAAAATCAGCCATCAGGGAGAATAAATAA
- a CDS encoding response regulator has translation MANVLIVDDSSTMRKIISRSLRQAGLPVDEIFEGGDGIEGLNVLAGKSVDLILSDINMPNMDGLEFIKQARANGCKAPIVMITTEGGEDILKQALENGASDSIKKPFTPDQLNEKLGGLL, from the coding sequence ATGGCCAACGTACTCATTGTGGACGACTCTTCTACCATGAGGAAGATAATTTCCCGTTCGCTCCGGCAGGCGGGACTTCCCGTTGACGAGATATTCGAGGGGGGTGACGGAATCGAAGGACTCAATGTCCTTGCCGGCAAGAGCGTCGATCTTATCCTCTCCGATATCAACATGCCCAACATGGATGGCCTGGAGTTTATCAAGCAGGCCCGGGCCAATGGCTGCAAGGCGCCCATCGTCATGATCACCACCGAAGGGGGCGAGGACATTCTCAAGCAGGCCCTGGAGAACGGCGCCAGCGACAGCATCAAAAAGCCCTTTACTCCGGACCAGCTCAATGAGAAGCTCGGAGGTCTCCTATGA
- the flgC gene encoding flagellar basal body rod protein FlgC yields the protein MDFFSAMQISSSALSAERTRMNLISSNIANANSTRTAEGGPYKRKDAVFAAAPAAEKFQAAMDRMRQGASPAGVQVTQIIEDQNPPRLQYDPTHPDANAQGYVALPNVNVVEEMADMIAATRAYEANVTAVQAAKSMALKTLDLASR from the coding sequence ATGGATTTCTTCAGCGCCATGCAGATCAGCTCATCCGCCCTTTCTGCCGAGCGGACGCGGATGAATCTCATTTCCTCCAATATCGCCAACGCAAACTCCACCCGCACTGCGGAAGGGGGGCCCTACAAGCGCAAGGATGCCGTCTTCGCCGCTGCGCCCGCAGCGGAGAAATTCCAGGCCGCCATGGATCGGATGCGTCAAGGCGCAAGTCCCGCCGGAGTTCAGGTGACCCAGATTATAGAAGACCAGAATCCGCCCCGGCTCCAGTACGATCCAACCCATCCCGACGCCAATGCCCAGGGGTACGTTGCGCTTCCCAACGTGAACGTGGTGGAGGAGATGGCCGACATGATCGCCGCCACCCGGGCTTACGAGGCCAACGTCACGGCGGTTCAGGCCGCTAAAAGCATGGCCCTTAAAACCCTTGACCTTGCCTCGCGGTAG
- a CDS encoding bacteriohemerythrin: protein MALITWSDSLSVKVKQFDDQHKKLVDLVNQLFDAMKTGKGNQVMGDILKQLTAYTQTHFAAEERLLKQHAYPELSAHQKEHSALVTQVLDLQKQFQEGKAVLTQNVMTFLRDWLSKHIQGDDKKYGEFLNGKGIK, encoded by the coding sequence ATGGCACTTATTACGTGGAGCGACAGTCTTAGCGTTAAAGTAAAGCAGTTTGACGATCAGCACAAAAAGCTCGTGGATTTGGTAAACCAGCTTTTCGATGCCATGAAGACCGGAAAAGGTAATCAGGTCATGGGAGACATTCTCAAGCAGCTCACGGCCTATACCCAGACGCATTTTGCCGCCGAAGAGCGGCTTTTGAAGCAGCATGCCTATCCCGAGTTGAGCGCGCATCAGAAGGAGCACAGCGCCCTTGTCACGCAGGTGCTCGATCTTCAGAAGCAGTTCCAGGAGGGGAAAGCGGTCCTGACCCAGAACGTCATGACCTTCCTGCGGGACTGGCTCTCCAAGCACATTCAGGGTGACGACAAGAAATATGGCGAATTCCTCAACGGCAAGGGAATCAAGTAG
- a CDS encoding chemotaxis protein CheX: MTLSSGVAEATKLSEEQVAGFIIDATKEVFGTMVMMELEDQYPLREPVTKFHCSVTGMVGLAGTYSGILSIHCPLEFALRITSSMLGMEVDEVGEDVNDALGEIANMLGGYVKMVLSKGGMDLHLSVPTVISGEEYTLNAMADNDCVIIPFVNDSQRFLVGLKLQKEA, encoded by the coding sequence ATGACCCTCTCGAGCGGTGTGGCCGAAGCGACCAAGCTTTCAGAGGAGCAGGTCGCAGGCTTCATCATCGATGCCACCAAAGAGGTTTTCGGCACCATGGTGATGATGGAGCTTGAAGACCAGTATCCCCTCCGGGAACCGGTCACGAAATTCCATTGCAGCGTTACGGGAATGGTGGGGCTTGCTGGCACCTATTCGGGAATCCTTTCCATACACTGCCCCCTTGAGTTTGCCCTGCGTATCACCTCCAGCATGCTCGGCATGGAGGTGGACGAGGTGGGAGAAGACGTGAACGACGCCCTGGGCGAGATTGCCAACATGCTGGGCGGCTACGTTAAGATGGTCCTCTCCAAGGGGGGGATGGATCTGCACCTCTCGGTGCCGACGGTTATCTCCGGCGAGGAGTACACCTTGAACGCCATGGCCGACAACGACTGTGTCATCATCCCCTTTGTCAATGACTCCCAGCGGTTTCTCGTGGGGTTGAAGCTGCAGAAGGAAGCATAG